Within the Ignavibacteria bacterium genome, the region GGACGAGTATATAGCCCGGGAAAAAGTTTTTGCTTTTGCTCTTCTTTTTGCCGTCTTTTACTTCAAAGACCTTCTCAGTAGGCACAAGGACATCCTGGATCTTAGCCCTAAGCTGATCGTGCTCCTTGAGTTCAGTTTCAAGAAGATTCTTGACTCTGTTCTCCTGGCCTGAAAAAGTCCTGACTACATACCACTTAAATTCCATTGGTACGCCTTAAAATATCCCTTTAAATATTTGTGTAATTGCCATATCAATTAAATAAGTAAATGCGGCAATGATCAAACACACTACAATAACGATAGTTGTTGATTCTTTCAATTCATCTTTTGTGGGCCAGGTAACTTTTTTCATTTCCTTGACCACATCATTAAAAAAATTGATGATTTTTTCTTTCATAACTAAATTTCTCGCCCGGGAACCCGGGATTTCGTTTAAAACTAGTTTTAGCTAATCCTAGCACGTCAGGAGGGACTCGAACCCCCAACCTGCGGTTTTGGAGACCGCTGCTCTGCCAATTGAGCCACTGACGTAAGAATAACTACTTTGTTTCTTTATGAACAGTATGCTTATGATCCCAGCGGCAGTACTTCTTAAATTCTACTCTTCCGGGATGAAGGCGCTTATTCTTGGTTGTAGTGTAATTTCTTCTTTTGCACTCTGTGCATTCAAGTGTTATTATATCTCTCATGGTATTTTCGTGTTAGTTTGAGCTGACGACCGGGATTGAACCGGTGACCTCATCCTTACCAAGGATGTGCTCTACCAACTGAGCTACGTCAGCAGCGTTAAACTTGTAAATAAATTGACAATTAAATTAAAAAGAGCGGGAGACGGGACTCGAACCCGCGACCAACAGCTTGGAAGGCTGTGACTCTAGCCAACTGAGTTACTCCCGCGTTAAATATCCGATTACGAATTTGAACGCAAAAATGTTGATGTTAGGAATTGACATCTTCAATTGTTGGTTGTAAAAACGATTCTTTAACAATCTCCAACGACCAATTTCTGATAGTCAACATTTGGTGGGCGGCGAGGGATTCGAACCCCCAAAGGCGTTTGCCAACGGATTTACAGTCCGCCCCGGCTCTCCAACTCCGGCGTCCGCCCGTATCAAAATGAGAAACAAATATAGCCCTAACTTTTGAAAAAAGCAAGCTTAGGCAAAGAAAATTATTTCAGTTTTTTCCATTTAATAAAATATTTAGAAAAAAACTGGGTTTTAAGGTAATTTTTAATGCACAAATTTAATTCTTCCAGAGCTCTCTGTCAAGTGTGCGGTACTGTATTGCCTCACTGACGTGCTGCGGCTTAATGGAATCCATACCCTCCAGGTCGGCTATTGTACGGCTTACCTTCAGTATCCTGTCGTATGCACGGGCTGAAAGCCCCAGCCTCGACATTGCTTTTCTAAGGACTTCACTTCCTGACGTGTCAAGCCCGCAGAACTGCCTTACCTCGCGCGACCCCATGTCGGCATTTGTGTAAATGTACTTTAACCCTGAAAATCTTTTAAGCTGTATGTCCCTGGCCCTGATTACCCTGCTCCTTATGGACTCTGAGGCCTCCCCTCTCGAGTTATCGGAAAGCTCCTTATACTTTACTGCCGGGACTTCGATGTGAATGTCAATCCTGTCTAAAAGCGGGCCTGAGATCTTTGCCATATAATGCACTATCTGCGGCGGAGCGCACGTGCAGCGCCTTGAGGGATCAGAATAGTATCCGCAGGGACAGGGGTTCATGGCTGCCGCCAGCATAAAGTTAGCCGGAAATTCAATTGACATTTTTGCCCGGCTTACCGTAACACGGCTGTCCTCAAGTGGCTGCCTCAGGACTTCAAGAACGTTCTTCTTAAATTCCGGCAGCTCATCTAAGAACAAAACCCCGTGATGCGCAAAGGAGACTTCCCCGGGCCTCGGAAAAGAACCTCCCCCGACTAAGGCCGCGTCTGAGACCGTGTGGTGCGGGCTTCTGAAGGGGCGGACAGTAACAAGAGCCTTATCGCGCGGCAATATGCCTGCAACAGAATGGATCTTTGTTGTCTCAAGCGCCTCCTCAAAGCTTAAGGGAGGCAGTATTGTGGGGATCCTTTTTGCAAGCATAGTTTTACCCGAGCCTGGAGGGCCTATCATAAGTATATTATGCCCGCCTGCAGCTGCCACTTCAAGAGCCCGCTTGACGTTCTCCTGCCCTTTGACGTCGGAAAAATCTATGTGATACTGATTTACCTGTGAAAATATTGCATCCTTGTCTGTAACCAAAGGACTTTTTTCCATGCTGTCGTTCAGGAGTTTTACCACTTCATCAAGGCTTTCAACAGGAAAAATATCAATGCCGTCAACAATTGAGGCCTCGCGCGCGCAGTCGGAAGGAAGGAGGATTCTTTTAATCCCTTTATTCCTGGCCTCGGCTGCAATGGGAAGTGCCCCTTTCACTGCCCTCAGGCGGCCATCGAGTGCAAGTTCACCTAAGAACACGGTGTCATTAAGCCACCTTTCGTTTATCTCTTCATTTGCCGCAAGAAGCCCCACGGCAATAGGCAGGTCAAATGAGCTCCCCTCTTTTTTAATGTCTGCAGGAGCCAGATTGACAGTAATTTTTCTTGCCGGAAAGTCGAAGCCCGAATTTTTAATTGCGGCCAGCACCCTTTCGCGGCTTTCCTTTACCGCATTGTCCGGAAGGCCGACAATAGTAAAAGCAGGAATCTTCTTTTCAATATGGGTTTCCACTTCAACTAAGAAGGCGTCAATTCCGTAGGTGGCGCTGGAGAGAATTTTCGAGAGCATGACATCTAACCCCTCAAAATGTAGATATGCTCTTACATTATTAATTTATTCTTTTAATGTCAAACTTAAAAAAGAACCTTAAGGGTAAGAACCGTCCTATTTTATTTAATCTTTTCGTTAATGATGAAATAATATTGCTCTCCTGCTGTAACTCCGATAACCGGGCCGGCAATAACCCCGACTAAAGCACCTCCAAGTAATCCTAAAAACCTGCCGCCATTATGGTTTTGAGGGTCTGTTAAATTCCCATATACAATACCTGCTCCAGCTCCGCAGAGAGCGCCGTATGCCAGCCCGGATAGAAAGCCCCCTGCCCTGTCTGTAACCTGTACAGAATAAACACTGCCGGTCTGAACAGATTTGATTTTTCCGTCTGCTATATCCGTCCATGAAGTAGTGTCAGGTCCGATTCTGACGTTATAAACCCTGAAAGGGTCTTTATCCTGCAGCCTGAGCACGGCATACTTGTTCTCACACTCTTCATTGATATTCATGTAATACTCATCTTTAGTCTGTTCTTTTTCAATCTGAGTGGTGCGTGCGCAGCCGGATAATGCCAGAATAAAAAGCATAGCTGCAAGAACTGATTTAGTCATTTTGTTTTCCATTTTTGTATGAGATAATATTCCTTTTAGAGTATATATATTGTGACGGAAGCCGGATTCGGAAAATTAGCAAAATTATATTTAAATTATTTCAATTTCTTGCCATTCCCCTGCTCTATCTATACCGATTTTCCCCCGCAATCTTAAATTGCTTATTAGAATCAAAAGACGTAATTTGAGTATAATTTTTAATGTTTCTTAATCCATAAACAGGAGTAATTCTGATGAAAGTTAAGCCGTTCAAAAACGAACCCATTCAGAACTTTAACGACAAAAGGATCCACGCCAAACAGGTGGAGGCTCTTGAAGCCGTTTGCAAAAAATTAGGCAAAACCTATGAGATAATGATTGGAGGAAAGAAGGTAAAAACTGAAAGCAAGCTTAATTCCTATAACCCTTCAAATAAGGACGAGATCGTAGCTTCGTTCTATAAGGGCACAAAGGAACTTGCCGACAGGGCAATCAGAGAAGCTGCAAAAAAATTCGAACAGTGGAAGCTTACCCCTGCAGAAGAAAGAGCAGCAATACTCTTCAGGGCAGCTGAAATAGCAAAAAGAAGAAGGTTTGAAATAAATGCATGGATGATCTATGAAGCCGGAAAAAACTTTGTTGAGGCTGACGCCGACACGGCAGAAGCAATTGACTTCATGGAATTCTACGCCCGCGAAATGCTCCGCTACGCCGAAAAGCAGCCTATTACTCCTATAAAGGGTGAAGAAAATGAACTGGTTTATATCCCTCTTGGCGTAGGCGTTGTCGTTCCGCCTTGGAACTTCCCCTTTGCAATCTTAGTCGGCATGTCTTCGGCCGCAATTGTAACAGGAAACACAGTTGTTCTTAAGCCTTCAAGCGATACTCCTATGATGGGTAGGCTTTATTATGAAATCATGCAGGAAGCAGGCCTTCCGGCAGGTGTGCTTAACTTCCTCCCCGGCTCAGGCGGAGAAGTAGGCGACACTCTGGTTTCACACCCCCTGACACGTTTTGTTTCCTTTACAGGCTCAATGGAAGTAGGTATTCATATCAATCAGCTCGCTGCCGGGGTTCAGCCCGGACAGAAATGGCTTAAGAGAGTTGTTGCCGAAATGGGCGGAAAGGACTCAATTATTGTCGACAGCGAAACCAACGTTGACGAAGCCGTTAAAGGCGTTGTAACTTCAGCCTTCGGCTTCCAGGGACAAAAATGCTCAGCATGCTCAAGAGCTATTGTTGATTCTAAAGTTTATAACGAATTTGTTTCAAAGCTGAAAGACGCGGTTTCAAAGCTCCAGGTAGGCCCTGCTACAGATAACGTTGCCATGGGTCCTGTAATTAATGAATCGGCCAGAAAAAACATCCTTTCCTACATTGAAGCCGGCAAAAAAGAAGGCAAGCTTCTCGTTGGCGGCGGAGCTTCAGACGGAAACGGATTCTTTATTAAGCCGACTGTTATTGTTGACGTAAAACCGGATGCAAAAATCTCAAAAGAAGAGATCTTCGGACCTGTTCTTGCCGTAATTAAAGCCCGTAATTTCGATAACGCACTTGAAATTGCAAACAATACACAGTACGGCCTTACAGGCGCGGTCTACACAGACAACCGCGAAAAACTTGAAAAGGCAAGAAAGCACTTCTTCGTTGGCAACCTTTATTTCAACAGGAAATGCACAGGTGCAATGGTTGGCGGCCATCCTTTCGGCGGCTTTAACATGTCAGGCACCGATAGCAAGGCAGGCGGAAGGGACTATCTGCTCCTTTTCATGCAGGCCAAGGCTATCAGCGAAAAAATTTAGTTCTTTACATTATTTAGTTTTTTACAGTATTAGTTCTCTTTTACCTTAGTTCTCTTTAACACTTGAAATAACAGATTATGCGGCGGCTTTTCCCTTAAGAATCAATTCTTTAGGAGAAGCCGCTTTATAAAAAAATCTTATTCAACCGAGGGAAAACAGATGAAAATTCATGAGTATCAGGCAAAAGAAATTTTTCGTAAGTTCAACGTTCCTGTTCCAAAAGGGAAAGTTGCTTTTTCAGTAGAAGAAGCCGTAGAGGCTGCCCGGGAAATTGGCGGCAGCGTCTGGGTCGTCAAGGCACAGATCCACGCAGGCGGCCGCGGCAAGGGCGGCGGCGTAAAGCTGGCTAAAAGCCTGGATGAAGTTAAGGAACTGGCCGGCCAGATCCTTGGTATGACGCTCGTTACACACCAGACAGGCCCCGAAGGCAAGCTCGTAAAACGCCTTCTTATTGAACAGGGCGTTAATATAGACAAAGAGCTCTATGTCGGCATTACACTCGACCGCGCAAAGTCAAAAGATACCATTATGGTTTCAACCGAAGGGGGCGTTGAAATTGAGAAGGTTGCAGCGGAAACTCCAGAGAAAATACTGAAAGAAACCGTTGATCCCGAAGTAGGACTGCAGCCCTACCAGGCAAGAAAACTCGCCTTCGGACTCGGGCTTTCGGGCCTTCAGAACAAAAATGCAGTTAAGTTCCTTACCTCGCTCTATAAGGTTTATCAGGCAACTGACGCTTCCCTTGCCGAGATCAACCCTCTGGTTGTGACAAAAGAAGGCGAGGTTATTGCACTCGACGCTAAAATGAATTTTGACGACAATGCCCTCTTCCGCCACCCTGATATTGTGGAATACAGGGACCTGGATGAGGAAGACCAGCTTGAAATTGAAGCCTCAAAGTTCAACCTCAACTATATTAAGCTCGACGGCAACGTTGGCTGTATGGTTAACGGAGCAGGCCTTGCAATGGCTACAATGGATATTATTAAGCTTGCCGGCGGTGAACCGGCTAATTTCCTGGACGTCGGCGGTACGGCAAACAAGGAAACAGTTGCAAACGGCTTCAAGATCATTCTGTCGGATCCTAATGTTAAGGCCATACTTATAAACATCTTCGGCGGTATTGTCAGATGCGACCGTGTGGCTCAGGGCGTAATTGACGCTGTAAATGAAATTCACGTGGAAGTGCCTATTGTTGTGCGCCTTGAAGGTACAAACGCCCGTGAGGCAGGCGAACTGCTTCAAAAGTCAGGCCTGAATTTTGAAGTAGCCAAAAGCCTCAGGGAGGCCGCAGAAAAAGT harbors:
- the secE gene encoding preprotein translocase subunit SecE, with product MKEKIINFFNDVVKEMKKVTWPTKDELKESTTIVIVVCLIIAAFTYLIDMAITQIFKGIF
- the rpmG gene encoding 50S ribosomal protein L33 yields the protein MRDIITLECTECKRRNYTTTKNKRLHPGRVEFKKYCRWDHKHTVHKETK
- a CDS encoding YifB family Mg chelatase-like AAA ATPase, producing MLSKILSSATYGIDAFLVEVETHIEKKIPAFTIVGLPDNAVKESRERVLAAIKNSGFDFPARKITVNLAPADIKKEGSSFDLPIAVGLLAANEEINERWLNDTVFLGELALDGRLRAVKGALPIAAEARNKGIKRILLPSDCAREASIVDGIDIFPVESLDEVVKLLNDSMEKSPLVTDKDAIFSQVNQYHIDFSDVKGQENVKRALEVAAAGGHNILMIGPPGSGKTMLAKRIPTILPPLSFEEALETTKIHSVAGILPRDKALVTVRPFRSPHHTVSDAALVGGGSFPRPGEVSFAHHGVLFLDELPEFKKNVLEVLRQPLEDSRVTVSRAKMSIEFPANFMLAAAMNPCPCGYYSDPSRRCTCAPPQIVHYMAKISGPLLDRIDIHIEVPAVKYKELSDNSRGEASESIRSRVIRARDIQLKRFSGLKYIYTNADMGSREVRQFCGLDTSGSEVLRKAMSRLGLSARAYDRILKVSRTIADLEGMDSIKPQHVSEAIQYRTLDRELWKN
- the pruA gene encoding L-glutamate gamma-semialdehyde dehydrogenase encodes the protein MKVKPFKNEPIQNFNDKRIHAKQVEALEAVCKKLGKTYEIMIGGKKVKTESKLNSYNPSNKDEIVASFYKGTKELADRAIREAAKKFEQWKLTPAEERAAILFRAAEIAKRRRFEINAWMIYEAGKNFVEADADTAEAIDFMEFYAREMLRYAEKQPITPIKGEENELVYIPLGVGVVVPPWNFPFAILVGMSSAAIVTGNTVVLKPSSDTPMMGRLYYEIMQEAGLPAGVLNFLPGSGGEVGDTLVSHPLTRFVSFTGSMEVGIHINQLAAGVQPGQKWLKRVVAEMGGKDSIIVDSETNVDEAVKGVVTSAFGFQGQKCSACSRAIVDSKVYNEFVSKLKDAVSKLQVGPATDNVAMGPVINESARKNILSYIEAGKKEGKLLVGGGASDGNGFFIKPTVIVDVKPDAKISKEEIFGPVLAVIKARNFDNALEIANNTQYGLTGAVYTDNREKLEKARKHFFVGNLYFNRKCTGAMVGGHPFGGFNMSGTDSKAGGRDYLLLFMQAKAISEKI
- the sucC gene encoding ADP-forming succinate--CoA ligase subunit beta, encoding MKIHEYQAKEIFRKFNVPVPKGKVAFSVEEAVEAAREIGGSVWVVKAQIHAGGRGKGGGVKLAKSLDEVKELAGQILGMTLVTHQTGPEGKLVKRLLIEQGVNIDKELYVGITLDRAKSKDTIMVSTEGGVEIEKVAAETPEKILKETVDPEVGLQPYQARKLAFGLGLSGLQNKNAVKFLTSLYKVYQATDASLAEINPLVVTKEGEVIALDAKMNFDDNALFRHPDIVEYRDLDEEDQLEIEASKFNLNYIKLDGNVGCMVNGAGLAMATMDIIKLAGGEPANFLDVGGTANKETVANGFKIILSDPNVKAILINIFGGIVRCDRVAQGVIDAVNEIHVEVPIVVRLEGTNAREAGELLQKSGLNFEVAKSLREAAEKVTAVLH